Proteins co-encoded in one Terriglobales bacterium genomic window:
- the lon gene encoding endopeptidase La codes for MMPIRDVVIFPFMMTPFVVGRESSVRALEEALAADKKIFLATQHDASIDEPKPNELYQVGTVVNIVQSLKLPDGNIKVLVEGIERGKVLQIGEADGYLEATIRTVKYAAEPSPALEAAMQRVTSLFEQYVKLCQSLNYETMIAAVRMEDPAKLTDTIAANLQLSIEEKQELLEIFDPAERLNRIADVLEIEIEKLNMDRTIQSRVKRQMERAQKEYYLNEKIKAIQKELGRGEKSEWDELKKKIDSAGMPKDVHDKAMQELKKMEAMPPMSAESTVSRNYLDWLLAVPWKKRSKEIRNIDRAEKVLNEDHYGLEKIKERILEFLAVRQLVKNPKGSILCFVGPPGVGKTSLGMSIAKATGRKFVRMSLGGVRDEAEIRGHRRTYIGALPGQIIQMMKKAGTKNPVFMLDEVEKMSMDFRGDPSAALLEVLDPEQNYMFVDHYLDVEYDLSQVFFIATANVLHTVPPALLDRMEVIRLHGYTEDEKVEIAKQFLVRKQRDQAGLTDKNCVFTDDAITGIIRNYTREAGVRNLEREIGNVCRKVARKVVKEGTNYATTITGENVNDFLGVIKFRDTLAHEKSEVGLVTGLAWTEVGGSILSTEATVVDGKGKLTLTGKLGDVMQESAHAAMSYIRSRAQRLGLTRDFYRNFDIHVHVPEGAIPKDGPSAGITIATAIASALSKIPVRRDIAMTGEITLRGKVLPIGGLKEKLLAAHRAGLFEVILPKDN; via the coding sequence ATGATGCCCATCCGGGACGTGGTCATCTTCCCTTTCATGATGACCCCGTTCGTGGTGGGCCGTGAGTCCAGCGTGCGTGCCCTGGAAGAGGCACTGGCCGCCGATAAAAAAATCTTCCTCGCCACCCAGCACGATGCCAGCATCGACGAGCCCAAGCCCAACGAACTCTATCAAGTAGGCACGGTCGTCAACATCGTCCAGTCGCTCAAGCTTCCTGACGGCAACATTAAAGTCCTGGTAGAGGGCATCGAGCGCGGCAAGGTGCTGCAAATTGGCGAGGCTGATGGCTACCTGGAAGCCACCATCCGCACCGTCAAGTACGCCGCCGAGCCTTCTCCGGCACTGGAAGCGGCCATGCAGCGGGTGACCTCGCTGTTCGAGCAGTACGTGAAGCTCTGCCAGTCGCTGAATTACGAGACCATGATCGCCGCCGTCCGCATGGAGGACCCGGCCAAACTCACCGACACCATCGCCGCCAACCTCCAGCTTTCCATCGAGGAAAAGCAGGAACTCCTGGAGATCTTCGATCCCGCCGAACGGCTGAACCGCATTGCCGACGTGCTGGAGATTGAGATCGAGAAGCTGAACATGGATCGCACCATCCAGTCCCGCGTCAAGCGGCAGATGGAGCGCGCGCAAAAGGAGTATTACCTCAACGAAAAGATCAAGGCCATCCAGAAAGAACTGGGCCGCGGCGAAAAGAGCGAGTGGGACGAACTGAAAAAGAAGATCGACTCCGCCGGCATGCCCAAGGACGTGCACGACAAGGCGATGCAGGAATTGAAGAAGATGGAAGCCATGCCGCCGATGTCGGCCGAGTCCACCGTATCCCGCAATTACCTGGATTGGCTGCTGGCGGTGCCGTGGAAGAAACGCTCCAAGGAGATCCGGAACATCGATCGCGCGGAAAAGGTCCTGAACGAAGATCACTACGGGCTGGAGAAAATCAAGGAACGCATCCTTGAATTTCTCGCCGTGCGCCAGCTGGTGAAAAATCCTAAGGGCTCGATCCTGTGCTTTGTCGGCCCCCCGGGAGTCGGCAAGACCTCCCTGGGCATGTCGATCGCCAAAGCCACCGGCCGCAAGTTTGTCCGCATGTCTCTGGGCGGGGTGCGCGACGAAGCCGAAATCCGCGGCCATCGCCGCACCTACATCGGCGCGCTTCCCGGCCAGATCATCCAGATGATGAAAAAAGCCGGCACCAAGAACCCGGTGTTCATGCTCGACGAAGTGGAGAAGATGTCGATGGACTTCCGCGGCGACCCGTCGGCGGCGCTGCTGGAAGTTCTCGATCCCGAGCAGAATTACATGTTCGTGGACCACTACCTGGACGTCGAATACGACCTCTCCCAGGTCTTCTTCATCGCCACCGCCAACGTGCTGCACACGGTTCCGCCGGCCCTGCTGGACCGCATGGAAGTCATCCGCCTGCACGGCTACACCGAGGACGAGAAGGTCGAGATCGCCAAGCAGTTCCTGGTCCGCAAGCAGCGCGACCAGGCCGGCTTGACCGACAAGAACTGCGTCTTCACCGACGACGCCATCACCGGCATTATCCGCAACTACACTCGCGAAGCTGGCGTCCGCAACCTGGAGCGCGAAATCGGCAACGTCTGCCGCAAGGTCGCGCGCAAGGTGGTGAAGGAAGGCACGAATTACGCCACTACTATCACCGGCGAGAACGTCAACGACTTCCTCGGCGTGATCAAGTTCCGCGACACGCTGGCGCACGAGAAGAGCGAAGTGGGTTTGGTCACGGGCCTGGCATGGACCGAAGTGGGCGGCTCGATTCTTTCGACCGAAGCCACCGTAGTGGACGGCAAGGGCAAGCTCACGCTGACCGGCAAACTCGGCGACGTGATGCAGGAGTCGGCGCACGCGGCCATGTCGTACATCCGCTCACGGGCTCAGCGCCTGGGATTGACGCGCGACTTCTATCGCAATTTCGATATTCACGTGCACGTGCCTGAAGGCGCCATCCCGAAAGATGGCCCGTCGGCGGGCATCACCATTGCGACAGCGATTGCCAGCGCGTTGAGCAAGATTCCCGTTCGCCGCGATATCGCGATGACCGGCGAAATTACGCTGCGCGGCAAAGTTCTTCCCATCGGCGGATTGAAAGAGAAGCTCCTCGCCGCACACCGCGCGGGATTGTTCGAAGTCATCCTTCCGAAGGACAACG
- a CDS encoding TPM domain-containing protein, with protein MRVLSQFLAVCLCLCVMAAAPAGLRAEKISDIHPNNYVTDLSQAIDEPTAARINGLCAEVEQKTSAQIAVVTVQSLEGRPIEDYAVDLFKHLGVGRKDNRGILLLIAPRERKYRFEVGYGLEPVINDARAGDIGRAMVPLLRQNDYSAATELAVQRVAGLIASDRGVSLDQRPAPARVPQPEPNSGLPAWAILILIFGVFSVIRVLSRLGGQRRSPGWWWMGPMGGGWGSGGGSGGFGGSSGGFGGFGGGASGGGGASGSW; from the coding sequence ATGCGTGTGCTTTCCCAGTTCCTGGCAGTCTGCCTGTGTCTCTGCGTGATGGCAGCGGCGCCGGCCGGACTGCGCGCGGAGAAAATATCCGATATTCACCCCAACAACTATGTCACCGACCTCTCGCAGGCGATTGACGAGCCCACGGCGGCGCGGATCAATGGCTTGTGCGCCGAGGTGGAGCAGAAGACGAGCGCGCAAATTGCCGTGGTCACGGTGCAGTCGCTGGAGGGACGACCGATTGAAGACTACGCCGTGGACCTGTTCAAGCACCTCGGGGTCGGGCGCAAAGACAATCGGGGAATCCTGTTGTTGATCGCGCCCCGGGAGCGGAAGTACCGCTTCGAAGTTGGCTACGGCCTGGAACCGGTAATCAACGATGCTCGCGCCGGAGACATCGGACGGGCGATGGTGCCGTTGCTTCGCCAGAATGATTACAGCGCCGCGACGGAGCTGGCGGTGCAACGCGTAGCCGGGTTGATCGCGTCCGACCGCGGCGTCAGTCTAGACCAGCGGCCCGCACCGGCAAGGGTGCCGCAGCCGGAGCCGAATTCGGGGCTCCCGGCGTGGGCGATCTTGATCCTCATCTTCGGTGTGTTCTCCGTCATCCGGGTGCTGTCGCGCTTGGGAGGGCAGCGCCGCAGTCCCGGCTGGTGGTGGATGGGGCCGATGGGTGGAGGTTGGGGCAGCGGCGGCGGGTCCGGTGGTTTTGGCGGCAGCTCAGGCGGCTTTGGCGGCTTTGGCGGCGGCGCCAGCGGCGGAGGCGGCGCCAGTGGGTCCTGGTAG